One window of the Labilibaculum sp. genome contains the following:
- a CDS encoding DUF2723 domain-containing protein: protein MSKYQKTNIIVGWISFAIAAVVYFLTLEPTVSFWDCGEFITSAYKLEIGHAPGAPFFLLLARFFSMFASGTENVALMINSMSGLASAFTILFLFWTITHLAKKLIVAGDKISESQVWTIIGSGFIGAMAYAFTDTFWFSAVEGEVYATSSLFTAVVFWCVLKWENEEGKAYANRWLILIAYLMGLSIGVHLLNLLAIPAIVMVYYFKKYEPSRNGVLKALGVALLLLGGAMYVIIPGVVKLAFVFDLFFVNVIGLPFNSGAYVFIILLISGLVFGIRYTISHGKVVLNTLLTALTVVLIGYSSYSLIMIRSAANPGLDQNNPEDLFSLLYYLNREQYGDNPLVYGEYFNAPYDEKESYVDGKDVYIKKDGKYVVSYTPKKPNYSSSYKTVFPRMYTKGMTGRNPEEYAKWTGLKADQKTKPSFVQNLDFFFSYQINYMYIRYFMWNFSGRQSDRQSYSGVIDGNWISGIPFVDNYRLGDQSLRPEHMTKNKGNNTYYFLPLLLGLAGLLYQYKKSTNGKKDFFVVFLLFLLTGLAIVVYLNQPPLQPRERDYAYVGSFYAFAVWIGLGFLAVLQVSKKVLRKDKVAIPAAFTLCFLAVPALLAQQNWDDHDRSDRYVARDLAYDYLNSCAPNAILFTMGDNDTFPLWYLQEVEGVRTDVRVCNLMYLTADWYIDQMKQKNYDSDPLPISLTKEKYLAGKRDVVYVLDDPRLKAYVEKNGGLDLKDAIEYVASEKESTKKIYGYDERIDHFPANKFRLVIDKEQVVKTNTLSEKDSAKIVNQMEWEVKTNYVDKGGLILYDMLVQNNWKRPVYFSITVPSSGYYGLEDYFRLEGFAYRLVPIKFENEEMQIGGVNTDVMYTNLMNKFKWGNMNHPDVYIDETTSRLCTNMRNNFLRLSESLLDEGKRDSAVQVLDKCVELVPNEKVPFDYLAILMAQSYYRAAEDEKGNQMIQTISDRLVQELDYYMTLTPVSTSEFPRLKSRDLALLQELYRITNQYNQKELNRKIELEFKRLLESYKKG, encoded by the coding sequence ATGAGTAAGTACCAAAAAACAAATATTATTGTCGGATGGATATCATTTGCAATAGCTGCAGTTGTCTATTTTTTAACCCTTGAACCTACAGTTAGTTTTTGGGATTGCGGAGAATTTATAACTTCTGCTTATAAATTAGAAATTGGACACGCTCCGGGAGCTCCGTTTTTTCTGCTGTTGGCTCGTTTTTTCTCTATGTTTGCTTCGGGTACCGAGAATGTTGCTCTCATGATAAATTCCATGTCTGGTTTGGCAAGTGCTTTTACCATTCTGTTTTTATTCTGGACAATCACCCATTTGGCTAAAAAGTTGATTGTTGCAGGAGATAAAATATCAGAATCTCAGGTATGGACAATTATTGGCAGCGGATTTATTGGAGCTATGGCTTATGCTTTTACCGATACATTTTGGTTTTCAGCTGTTGAGGGAGAAGTTTATGCTACATCTTCACTGTTTACTGCAGTTGTTTTCTGGTGCGTTTTAAAATGGGAAAACGAAGAAGGCAAGGCTTATGCAAACAGGTGGTTAATTTTGATTGCTTATCTTATGGGTTTGTCGATTGGAGTTCATCTTCTGAATTTATTGGCAATTCCGGCCATTGTAATGGTTTACTATTTTAAGAAGTATGAACCAAGCAGAAATGGAGTCTTAAAAGCTTTGGGTGTTGCTTTGCTTCTTTTGGGTGGTGCAATGTATGTAATCATTCCAGGCGTTGTAAAACTTGCTTTTGTTTTTGATTTGTTCTTTGTAAATGTAATTGGTTTGCCTTTTAATTCAGGCGCATATGTATTTATTATTCTGCTGATTTCAGGTCTTGTATTCGGTATTCGATATACAATTTCTCATGGCAAAGTGGTCTTGAATACATTGCTTACTGCACTAACAGTTGTTCTAATTGGATATTCGTCCTATTCGCTTATCATGATTCGTTCGGCGGCAAATCCTGGTTTGGATCAGAATAATCCTGAGGATCTGTTTTCTTTACTTTATTATTTAAACAGAGAGCAGTATGGCGATAATCCTTTGGTGTATGGCGAATATTTTAATGCTCCGTATGATGAAAAGGAGAGTTATGTAGATGGCAAAGATGTTTACATTAAAAAAGACGGGAAATATGTAGTTTCTTACACGCCAAAGAAACCAAACTATAGCAGTTCTTATAAAACAGTGTTCCCTAGAATGTATACCAAGGGAATGACAGGTAGGAACCCCGAAGAATATGCCAAGTGGACAGGACTCAAGGCTGATCAGAAAACAAAACCGAGCTTTGTGCAGAATCTGGACTTCTTTTTTAGTTACCAGATTAATTACATGTACATCCGCTACTTTATGTGGAATTTTTCCGGTCGTCAATCTGACCGGCAATCCTATAGCGGAGTTATTGACGGCAACTGGATTTCAGGAATTCCATTCGTAGATAATTATCGTTTGGGAGATCAGAGTCTGAGGCCTGAGCACATGACTAAAAATAAGGGAAACAATACATACTACTTTTTACCGCTTTTGTTGGGCTTGGCAGGATTACTTTATCAGTACAAAAAAAGTACCAACGGGAAGAAAGACTTTTTTGTCGTTTTCTTGCTGTTTTTATTAACCGGATTAGCCATTGTTGTGTATCTGAATCAGCCTCCATTGCAGCCCCGCGAAAGGGATTATGCCTATGTGGGATCATTTTATGCCTTTGCTGTTTGGATCGGTTTAGGATTTCTTGCAGTACTGCAGGTTTCTAAAAAAGTGCTTCGAAAAGATAAGGTCGCTATTCCTGCAGCATTCACTCTTTGCTTTTTGGCAGTTCCTGCTTTGTTGGCGCAACAAAATTGGGACGATCATGATCGGTCGGATCGATATGTGGCAAGAGATTTGGCTTACGATTATCTGAATTCGTGTGCACCAAATGCGATACTATTCACAATGGGCGATAACGATACTTTTCCATTATGGTATTTGCAGGAGGTAGAAGGCGTAAGAACTGATGTTCGCGTTTGTAATTTGATGTATTTAACCGCCGATTGGTACATCGATCAGATGAAACAAAAGAACTATGATTCCGATCCTTTACCAATTTCTCTTACTAAAGAAAAATATCTGGCGGGTAAGCGCGATGTTGTTTATGTTCTTGATGATCCGCGTTTGAAGGCTTACGTTGAGAAGAATGGAGGATTGGATCTGAAAGACGCGATAGAATATGTTGCGAGTGAAAAGGAAAGTACCAAAAAAATATACGGATACGATGAGCGGATTGATCATTTTCCGGCAAATAAATTTCGCCTTGTAATTGATAAGGAGCAAGTCGTAAAGACCAATACTCTTTCCGAAAAAGATTCTGCAAAAATTGTGAATCAAATGGAATGGGAAGTGAAAACAAACTACGTGGATAAAGGTGGTTTAATTCTTTACGATATGCTGGTGCAAAACAATTGGAAACGACCTGTTTATTTTTCCATAACAGTGCCGTCGAGCGGATATTATGGCTTAGAAGACTATTTTCGTTTGGAAGGTTTTGCTTATCGATTGGTACCGATCAAATTTGAAAATGAGGAAATGCAGATAGGGGGTGTAAATACGGATGTAATGTATACCAATCTGATGAATAAGTTTAAATGGGGAAATATGAACCATCCGGATGTTTATATCGATGAAACAACTTCGCGTTTGTGCACCAACATGAGAAATAATTTTCTGCGGCTGTCAGAAAGTTTACTGGATGAGGGAAAAAGAGATTCTGCAGTTCAGGTACTGGATAAATGTGTTGAATTAGTGCCTAATGAGAAGGTACCCTTCGATTATTTAGCCATTCTTATGGCTCAGTCCTACTATCGTGCAGCGGAGGATGAAAAAGGCAATCAGATGATTCAAACCATATCAGATAGATTGGTACAGGAATTAGATTATTATATGACTCTAACTCCGGTTTCTACTTCGGAATTTCCTCGGTTAAAGAGCAGGGATCTGGCTTTATTGCAGGAATTGTACCGCATTACAAATCAGTACAATCAGAAGGAATTGAATCGGAAAATTGAATTGGAATTTAAAAGATTATTAGAAAGCTATAAAAAGGGATGA
- a CDS encoding polysaccharide deacetylase family protein, whose protein sequence is MMKLRWMRAPGIFKILFPDFIWRYNSGAKKVYLTFDDGPVPESTLWTLNMLKEKNVKATFFCVGENVHKCPELFQKILSSGHAVGNHTYNHLKGWSVDTQLYLENVIMASDLINSKLFRPPYGQIKRSQAKHLLPEYKIVMWDVLSGDYRKDITPEECLKDVLKTVRPGSIISFHNHQKSEANMRFTVPRLIDELKLQGYEFDICR, encoded by the coding sequence ATGATGAAGTTGAGATGGATGAGAGCGCCGGGGATATTTAAAATCTTATTTCCGGACTTTATTTGGCGATATAATTCGGGAGCAAAAAAAGTTTATCTGACATTTGATGACGGACCTGTTCCGGAATCTACTTTGTGGACATTGAATATGTTGAAGGAGAAGAATGTAAAAGCTACTTTTTTTTGCGTAGGCGAGAATGTGCATAAATGTCCTGAGCTATTTCAGAAAATTCTGTCTTCAGGTCACGCCGTTGGAAATCATACTTACAATCACTTAAAAGGTTGGTCTGTTGATACACAACTATATCTTGAGAATGTAATAATGGCTTCCGATTTAATTAATTCAAAATTATTTCGGCCTCCTTACGGCCAAATAAAAAGATCTCAGGCAAAACATTTACTCCCAGAGTATAAGATTGTTATGTGGGATGTTTTGAGTGGGGATTACCGGAAGGATATAACTCCTGAAGAGTGTTTGAAAGATGTTCTTAAAACGGTTCGTCCAGGCTCCATAATATCGTTCCACAATCATCAGAAATCGGAGGCGAATATGCGTTTTACAGTACCCCGGCTGATCGATGAATTAAAGCTTCAGGGTTACGAGTTTGATATTTGTCGGTGA
- a CDS encoding DUF2723 domain-containing protein, with product MRSNYNVVNNVLGWMAFVIAAFTYLFTMEPTASLWDCGEFITTAYGLEVGHPPGAPLFMIMARFFSLFAPSPAQAALLVNSMSALASAFTILFLFWTITHLAKKLVVTDGEISKGNLIAVMGTGMVGALAYTFSDTFWFSAVEGEVYALSSLFTAVVFWAILKWENVADEKYANRWIILIAYLMGLSIGVHLLNLLAIPAIIFVYYFKKYTPTRNGIIGAFLLSVLILGVVMYGVIPGVITIASWFELLFVNQFGLPYNTGVMFYGATLIALVVWLINFSVKRGMVVLNTIVTAFVVIMIGYSSFAMIVIRSSANPPMDENNPDNVFALLSYLNREQYGDRPLVYGEYYNAPAVDLIETSPVYIQKKDKNNKDRYVVASHKQEYKFDSRFNTLFPRMYSSRANHVHEYEYWGDVKKNNPIQVGDETLYKPSFGSNLQFFLSYQVNHMYWRYFMWNFVGRQNDIQGHGDILNGNWISGIPFIDEMKIGNQDKLYPEMANKKSRNTYFFLPFILGLIGLFCHYKSGKKGKQDFFVVMLLFVFTGLAIVVYLNQSPYQPRERDYAYAGSFYAFAIWIGLGVMGLYQWLSKKGPSVVIAGAVTAICLIAVPGLMAQQNFDDHDRSGRYATLAYAKNYLNSCAPDAILFTYGDNDTFPLWYAQEVEGIRRDIRIVNLSLLAGDWYINQMRRKAYDSDLIPMSLTADKVEPGIRDQVPVVERLKGQELLSEMIKFVGSDNDAAKVETQSGKKLNYFPGRNVYIPVDSAKVLANGTVQPEDAHLIVDKLEWKIKRSYLYKNDIMVYDIIANNNWERPVYFSVGMGTESFLGLEKYFQLEGAAYRLVPIETKPERNGIGHVNTELLYDNYMNKFTFGGIKDPDVYVDQFHILTVNIMSFRANYSRLASALNDEGKKEKAIDILDRCMEELPTNKIPVDNTLIGFIQEYYRANAVDKANALLLKVAQQSYDKMNYFLSLDPQHANAFRSEQEREVRVVQMLLGLADMGEQTKLREDLQLKFELLFKSAAGE from the coding sequence ATGAGATCTAATTACAATGTGGTTAACAATGTATTAGGCTGGATGGCTTTTGTCATTGCTGCATTTACCTACTTGTTTACAATGGAGCCTACAGCCAGTTTGTGGGATTGTGGAGAATTTATTACCACCGCCTACGGATTAGAGGTTGGTCATCCGCCGGGAGCACCTTTGTTCATGATTATGGCGCGTTTTTTCTCTCTTTTTGCTCCCAGTCCTGCTCAGGCAGCCTTATTGGTAAATTCTATGTCGGCCTTGGCATCGGCTTTCACTATTCTGTTTTTGTTTTGGACAATTACACATCTTGCTAAAAAGTTGGTGGTAACCGATGGCGAAATCTCGAAAGGAAATTTAATTGCCGTAATGGGAACCGGAATGGTTGGAGCGCTTGCTTACACTTTTTCTGATACATTTTGGTTTTCGGCTGTTGAAGGAGAAGTATATGCTTTGTCATCATTGTTTACGGCGGTTGTTTTTTGGGCAATTCTGAAATGGGAAAATGTCGCCGATGAGAAGTATGCAAACCGATGGATTATTTTAATTGCATATTTAATGGGCTTGTCGATCGGGGTTCACCTGCTGAATCTTTTGGCTATTCCTGCTATTATATTTGTTTACTATTTTAAAAAATACACACCTACCCGGAATGGAATAATAGGAGCATTTTTACTTTCGGTTCTTATTTTGGGTGTTGTTATGTATGGGGTTATTCCCGGAGTGATCACAATCGCATCTTGGTTCGAGCTGCTTTTTGTAAATCAATTTGGTTTGCCTTACAACACTGGCGTGATGTTTTATGGGGCAACACTTATTGCACTTGTTGTTTGGTTGATTAACTTTTCCGTTAAACGTGGAATGGTGGTTTTGAATACGATCGTAACAGCTTTTGTGGTGATCATGATTGGCTATTCTTCTTTTGCCATGATCGTGATTCGCTCTTCGGCTAATCCGCCAATGGATGAAAATAATCCGGACAACGTATTTGCTTTGCTTTCCTATTTGAATCGGGAGCAATACGGAGACAGACCCCTTGTGTATGGAGAGTATTACAATGCGCCTGCAGTTGATCTGATTGAAACCAGTCCTGTTTACATTCAAAAAAAGGATAAAAATAATAAGGATAGGTATGTTGTTGCCTCGCACAAACAGGAATATAAATTCGATTCCCGTTTCAATACCTTGTTTCCAAGAATGTATAGCTCCCGGGCCAATCATGTTCATGAATATGAATACTGGGGAGATGTAAAAAAGAACAATCCAATTCAGGTTGGTGATGAGACTCTTTATAAGCCAAGTTTTGGTTCAAATCTTCAGTTTTTCTTGTCCTACCAGGTTAACCACATGTATTGGCGATATTTCATGTGGAATTTTGTCGGCCGTCAGAACGATATTCAGGGGCATGGCGATATTCTGAATGGAAACTGGATTTCGGGGATTCCTTTTATCGATGAAATGAAAATTGGAAATCAGGATAAGTTATATCCTGAAATGGCAAATAAAAAATCAAGAAATACTTACTTCTTTTTACCATTTATACTTGGTTTAATCGGTTTGTTCTGTCATTATAAATCGGGTAAAAAAGGCAAGCAGGACTTCTTTGTGGTGATGTTGCTTTTTGTTTTTACAGGCTTGGCTATTGTTGTTTACCTGAATCAGTCACCTTATCAGCCACGCGAACGTGATTATGCATATGCCGGTTCGTTTTACGCATTTGCCATTTGGATTGGACTCGGGGTAATGGGTTTGTATCAATGGTTGAGTAAAAAAGGACCATCTGTTGTTATCGCAGGAGCAGTTACTGCTATTTGCTTAATTGCCGTTCCTGGATTAATGGCTCAGCAAAATTTTGATGATCACGATCGTTCTGGTCGGTATGCGACATTGGCTTACGCAAAAAACTATCTAAATTCGTGTGCGCCTGATGCTATTTTATTTACCTATGGCGATAACGATACCTTTCCGCTTTGGTATGCGCAGGAGGTAGAAGGGATTCGAAGAGATATCCGCATTGTAAATTTGAGTTTACTTGCCGGCGATTGGTACATCAATCAGATGAGACGAAAAGCCTACGATTCAGATCTGATTCCTATGTCGCTTACTGCGGATAAAGTTGAACCAGGTATTCGCGATCAGGTTCCTGTTGTAGAGCGATTGAAAGGACAAGAGCTTTTGAGTGAAATGATAAAATTCGTAGGAAGCGATAATGATGCCGCAAAAGTAGAAACCCAATCGGGTAAAAAGCTTAATTATTTCCCTGGAAGAAACGTTTATATTCCTGTTGATTCGGCTAAGGTGCTTGCAAATGGTACTGTTCAGCCCGAAGATGCTCATTTAATTGTAGACAAGTTAGAGTGGAAGATCAAGAGAAGTTATTTGTATAAAAATGACATTATGGTTTATGATATCATTGCAAATAACAATTGGGAACGCCCTGTTTATTTTTCTGTAGGAATGGGGACTGAAAGCTTTCTTGGCTTAGAGAAATATTTTCAGTTGGAAGGTGCTGCTTATCGTTTGGTTCCAATTGAAACAAAACCGGAACGAAATGGTATTGGCCATGTGAATACAGAATTGTTGTATGATAATTACATGAATAAATTCACTTTTGGCGGGATAAAAGATCCGGATGTATACGTTGATCAATTTCATATTTTGACAGTGAATATCATGTCGTTCAGAGCAAATTACAGCCGATTGGCCAGTGCTTTAAATGACGAGGGAAAGAAAGAAAAAGCCATTGATATTTTGGATAGATGTATGGAAGAACTGCCAACCAATAAAATACCGGTTGATAATACACTGATTGGATTCATTCAGGAGTATTACAGAGCAAATGCAGTAGATAAAGCAAATGCTTTACTGTTGAAAGTGGCACAACAATCATACGATAAAATGAATTATTTCTTAAGTTTGGATCCTCAGCATGCCAATGCTTTTAGATCAGAACAGGAGCGTGAAGTGCGGGTTGTGCAGATGCTTTTAGGTTTAGCTGATATGGGTGAGCAAACTAAGTTGAGGGAAGATTTACAATTAAAATTCGAACTGCTTTTTAAGTCTGCTGCAGGGGAGTAA